The genomic segment AGCCAAGTGAGAATTTTCCCCCCAAAATCGCAACGAAGAACAACGCCGCGTTGGACACCAGCATGGCACGCTCTGCAAGTTTTTGGAATAAACCAAGAATGGAAGGAAACCTACGTGTATGTGTAGATTTGGGACGACGTAATTGCTATAGATGTGGAGGACAATTTCTCCAAAATCATCTCAGCTTTTGTCCTGCTAAACACGTTTATTGTTTTCAATGTGGAAAGATTGGACATTTTTTGCAAATGTGTGTTTCACCCGGATTAATTCAACAGCGGTGAGTGAACAACTGTGTGATCGTAAACGCTGTGTCGACTACCACCCAGTGATATCAGCCCAGTTCTTCACGACCTTTGCAAAAACGAAAATCCCGCGCCAAGCAGAGGAGAGATTTATTGCGATTAAAGgaatttaaaagaaagaaaaaagggtaCAGTCAATTTTACCTTTTCAAACCCTTTCGGATGATGAATTTTTTAAACGTTTATGGACACTGACCAATGCCAAAATCAGCTGAAATCTATCAGGAGACAAATACACTAatgaaaattacagtaaaaaGCCTTTCGGACAAGTGTGAAAAACTTCAACGGGAAAAGATTTTAACATGGATGaagaaatatgtaaaacttAAACAGCAATTGGACAATTCGGataacatagaaaataaacagaaTTCATGGGCAGGTCAACACAAGGAATTTGAAAAAGCTATAGAGAAACGCGACAAGAAAATGAAAGCGAAAGACTTCGAAATAAGTATTTTAGGAATAGATTTAGACCAGGCCAGAGAAGACTACGATGCAGCCAGAAGGGAGAATGACAGATTGGCAAGTGAAAACTACCAGCTACAAGACGAAGTCGcatctttaaaaagaaaacaaaattcgGATGTGATTAAAATTCACCAAGCTCTGTCCAAATCGTGAACAGTTTATCCCAACAAAATCATCAAAGCCATGCTCAACAATCGAGACAACGTAACAGTACTAGTAATCCCACGCGCCGTGGAAATCGTCAAAAGAGGACTGATACCCGCAGCTCCTGGTGGTGTGATAATCCCCGACAAATGCCACCAGGCTTTGTTCCAAACTTCAAACCGACAAATCCAAGATGAGACGAGGACGTCTCATTTTCCGATGGCGAGGGAAGTTATCATAAGGATTTTAGTGCTTTCTAATAATATCGCTGAATCGCTGTGGTCGGATCGCTGTAAGCTAGTTCTAGCTTTGTGAAGATCCATCGTGGTCATTTAATTACTGGTTACAGTTTCAACTGTCACTTCACTTCCGGTTGCGCATAGCATTAAAAACTGTACAGCCTATTACACAAGTACTGGTAGCATTTATATTTTTGACTTGCATGGTTCCATGCCAAATGTAATTTAATTGTCATTCTCCTCAATCTTAAGAACATATTCACATATGACATAATGTCACTTAACACATTAAAAGGGGAGGCAGTAATCCCCAGTTTATTCGTGCTGAATTAATTTTTGCAGAGCTGTGGCGGGACAAATTACCCCAGACAGCAGATACAACCAGTTCGTCATATTCAGCGTGGTGTCACGTATGGTGGTATAAGTTGGTCTGGTAGTATTTGGAGTTTCAGTTGACAGATATTGAATGTTGCAGAGCTGTGGCGGGACAAATTACCCCAGACAGCAGATACAGCCAGTTCATCATATTCAGCGTGCACGTGGTATCACGTATGGTGGTATAAGTTGATCTGGTAGTTTTTGGAGTTTCAGTTGACAGATATTGAATAATGCAGAGCTGTAGCGGGACAAATTACCCCAGACAGCAGATACACCCAGTTCGTCATATTCAGCGTGCACATGGTATCACGTATGGTGGTATAAGTTGATCTGGTAGTATTTGGAGTTTCAGTTGACAGATATTGAATGTTGCAGAGCTGTGGCGGGACAAATTACCCCAGACAGCAGATACAGCCAGTTCATCATATTCAGCGTGCACGTGGTATCACGTATGGTGGTATAAGTTGGTCAGGTAGTATTTGGAGTTTCAGTTGACAGATATTGAATGTTGCAGAGCTGTGGCGGGACAAATTACCCCAGACAGCAGATACAACCAGTTCTTCAATAGTAACAATAGCTCATATGACGTTGTTGATGGTTGGTCTATTTCTCACTTCACTTCACTGCATGAATGATGGTTTGAATTTTCGAGGGTGGTTCTTCCAGAATTCATTGAGGCGATTTTTTAAAGCTGTTTACAGACGGGGCTGACACCACTTCATCTGGTAGGGAGTTCCAAGGCTGAATGATTCGATTACTGAAGAAATTTTGCTGTCAGCTGTTTTCGGAATGGTCTCTTATAGAGCTTTTTGGAGTGACCTCTAGTTGATACATAAGGGTTCTGGGTAAATAAGTTGTCTCTGTCCAAAATGTCGATgttgttgattattttgtagACTTGGATCATATCAGCTCTCTCCCTCCGATACTCCAGGGTTGGCAGTCCTAGAATTTTGAGACGCTCTGTGTAAGTTTTACCTTCTAATGTTGGGATACGTTTTGTTGCCCGTCTTTGTACACCTTCTATTGAGATTTTATCTTTTACATATAACGGTGACCAGGTTGTTGAGGCATACTCCAGGTG from the Argopecten irradians isolate NY unplaced genomic scaffold, Ai_NY scaffold_0261, whole genome shotgun sequence genome contains:
- the LOC138312247 gene encoding uncharacterized protein B0403.1-like, with product MEIQSVIDKTNQEKDLGVFVDDKLNFSTHVQKTASKANQITGIIYRSFTYMSPAIFTTLYKALIRPHLEYASTTWSPLYVKDKISIEGVQRRATKRIPTLEGKTYTERLKILGLPTLEYRRERADMIQVYKIINNIDILDRDNLFTQNPYVSTRGHSKKLYKRPFRKQLTAKFLQ